The sequence below is a genomic window from Halolamina litorea.
CGGCGGCGACCACGACGTGAAGGGCGAAGCCGTCTACGCCTACGTCATCACCGAGGACGGCTACGACGAGAACGAGGAACTCCGTGAGGCCATCGTCGCCGGCGTCGAGTCGGCCATCGGCCCGATCGCCCGGCCCGAAGCAGTGATCTTCACCCCCGAACTCCCGAAGACCCGCTCGGGAAAGATCATGCGCCGCCTGCTCGAGGACATCGCCAACGGCGACGACCTCGGGAACACTTCGACGCTGCGCAACCCCGAGGTCGTCTCGGCCATTCAGGAACAGGTCGGGGAGTGAGCCCCGCTCGCTGACGAGTGATCGCCGACCGCGGCTCCCGCCCGTCGATCGCCCACCCGCTTTCGGCCGGCCTAAGGACCGGAACTGTTTTCATCGTTTAGGCTGGCCTAATTCCCATGGCGACGGACACCGGCGAGGACGAGTACGACTACGACGTGGCCGTCGTCGGCGGCGGGCCGGCGGGGTCGGCGGTCGGTGTGTTCAGCGCCCGGTACGGGCTGGGAACGCTGATCTTCGACCGCGGCCGATCGTCGATCGGACAGTGTGCCCACCTCGAGAACTACCTCGGCTTCCCCGGCGGCGTCGACGCCGAGACGTTCTACGAGTTGATGCACGACCACGCCGAGGAGGTGGGCGCGACGATCGAGTCCGACCTCGTCGAGTCCGTCGAACCCGCCGACGCCGGCGAGGGGTTCGTCGTCCGACCGCAGACCGGCGACCCGGTCACGGCCCGCCGCGTCGTTGCCGCGACCCGATACGGCGGCGAGTACCTCCGTGGGCTCGACGACGGGACGATGTACCAGACCCACGAGTACGACGGCGAGACCCACGAGGAGTTCGACAAGGAGTACGCGAACGCCGACGGCACTACCCCCATCGAGGGGCTGTACATCGCCTCGCCGTACGCAGAGACCAGCCCGCAGGCACTCATGGCCGCCGGCCACGGCGCCCGCGTCGGCGTGAGCGTCGTCGAGGCGGTCCGGCGCGAGCGCGGCTACCCCGACTCCATCGCGGACTACTACGACTGGGTCCGGCGCGAGGCCGAACGGACCGAGGAGTGGAGCGACCGCGACCGCTGGCGCGACCTGTTCGATAGCCAGTTCCCGGACGACCACGACCTCCCCGACCAGCGCGTCGACGAACTCCGGGAGCGCGAGGTCGACCGCCGACTCGACGCCTACATCCCCCGCGAAGACGCCGACCAGCGGGCCGAAGCCGGGCAACGGCGGCTGCTCTCCCACATCGACGACGACCTCATTCTGGACGCGGCCGCGGAGATCGACGCCGAGCGAGCGGCGCGGACCGACGACTGATCAACCATGACCGACGACTCCCACCCGACACGACGCGAGTATCTCACCTACGGAAGCGCCCTCGCCGGGGCCGGCCTGCTCGCCGGCTGTACCGGCGGCGACGGCACCGACACGCCAGCCGGCGACGACGGAACACCCGTGGACGGGACGCCCGCCGACGGAACCGACCAGCCCACCGACGACAACACCGCGACGCCGAGCAGCTACACGGCGTCGATGGCACCGGCCGGCGAGGTCGAGTTCTCGGCGGTCCCCGAGAGCGTGATGGTGTACAGCCTCATCTACGCCGACATGGCCGTCGCCTACGGCCACGGCGACGCCGTGAACTCCCTCGGATTCAGCGCTGAAGCCGGCGGGAACACCCTCGACGCCTACTACGAGCGCCTGCCGGGCGTCTCGTTCGACCACGAGGGGATCGAACAGCTAAACAGCGGCAACAGCGGCGTCACGATCGACAAGGAACTGGTCTACGAACTTGACTCGGACCTCCACCTCGTCGACCCGTGTCTGGTGATGAGCTTCGACGGCTGGGAGGAAGCGGACATCGAGGAGACCGAAAGCGTCGCGCCGTGGTTCGGCAACACCCTCAGTCGGCGCAACACCGAGCCGCCCGAGGCGTGTGCCGACGACTACGAGTACTACACGCTCTGGGAGATCGCGGACAGCGTCGCCGACGTGTTCCGTGCGGGCTCGACCTACGAGGAACTCGCCACCGTCCACGCCGACCTCACGGCGACGATCGAGGCCGACCTGCCCCCCGAGAGCGAGCGCCCGACGGTCGCCTCGGTCATCTTCATGAGCGACACGTTCTACCCCTCGAAGATCAACACCGCGGGGTTCAGCAACGCCCACGTCCGGCCCCTCGGCGCCACCGACGCCCTCGCTGGCGGCGACGTGAGCTACCAGACGGCCTACGACTACGAGCAGCTACTGGAGATCGACCCCGACGTGATTCTCCACCGCTACGGGATCAACTCCTACTACGACGTGGGCGACATCCGGCAGACTATCGCTGACCACCCCGTCGGCGGCGACCTCACCGCGTCACAGAACGGCCGGATCTACGCCGGCGGCCACCCCGTGCAGGGGCCGCTGATGAACCTCTTCCAGTTGGAGATGACTGCCAAACAGCTCTACCCCGAGCAGTTCGGCGAGTGGCCGGGATACACGCAGGGCGAGTCGTACCCGGAGATCCCCGAGGGCGAGCGCCTGTTCGACCGCCAGCGTGTCGCGGACATCGTCGGCGGCGAGTAGATCGGCCGACAGACAGCCGTTTTTCCTACCTGTACGCTTCGAACTCCTCGCCGAACGCGAGGAAGTACGCCGTCCCGGCGACGCCGACGACGGCGGCGACGGCGAACGCCAGTTCGGGGCTGACGAACTCCCAGAGCGCGCCGCCGACCGCCGCGCTGGGGATGACGACCGTGTTCCTGAGGAGGTAGTACGTCCCCGTCACGCGCCCGCCGGCGTCCTGCTTGGCCGGGCCGACGATCAGTGCCTTGTGCGAGGGCAGGCCCGCGAAGCGCAGCCCCGAGAACGCGAACAGCGCCACCATCGCCCACTGGAGCGACATCGCCGGCGCGAGTACCTCGGGACCGTAGATCAGCACCACGGGGAACGCGCCGTACACGAGGAAGCCGAACGCGACGACGGGCTTCAACCCGACCCGCTCGGCCAGTTTCGCGGCCGGCACCATCGTCGCCAGCGCGACGAGCATCTCGACGCCGAGCAGGTAGCCGAAGAAGGCCGCCGGCGAGAGGGAAACCGCATAGGAGGCGCCGAAAACGGCGAGCGTCGCGTCGAACCCCACCTCGTAGAACTGCGTAACCACGAGCACGAAGAAGACGTACACCATCCCGTTGGCGAAGCGGACGAGCGTGTCGCCGATCAGCAGCGGCCGGAGTTCGTCGGGCATCTCCCGAAGGTCGGCGCGGACCTGTGAGACCCCGCCGAAGGAGTCGCCGATGGTGTCGCCGCTCGGGTCGTAGAGGAGATGCTGCACGACGGTTCCCACCGCGCCGCCGCCGACGCCGACGGCGAGCACGTAGCGGAAGCTGACGGTGAAGTCGGGGTGGAGGCCGATGAGTGCCGCCGCGAGCACGGGACCGATGAAGAAGGCCGTCCGGCGGAACGTCTCCGTGCTCGCGAAGCCCGCGGCGAGCTTCGAGGGCGCGGTTGCCTGCTTGACGACGGCGAACGTGGCGCCGAGCCCGAAGGACTTCCACGCCTGAGCGAACAGCAGTCCGACGAAGACCCAGAGCCACGGGTCGAGGGTGAGGCTCCCGACGGCGATCGGCCCGATAGCGGGGGCGACCAGCCAGATCCCGAATCCGAGCGTCGAGACGAGCCCGAACAGCGTCAGCGCGTAGCGCGACCCGAGCCTGTCGGAGATCGCGCCACCGGGGTAGGGGTAGACTGCGGAGATCACGTTGCCGAGCGTCCCGTAGAGGCCGACGAGGAACCCCGAGGCGCCGAGCGCGACGAGGTACTCGGGGAGGTAGCGGTTGGTCATCTGGAAGCCGAGGCTGAACGCGAACATCGCCAGCGAGAGCACGAGCACGTCCCGTTCCAGCGCGAAGAACTGCCGGAACTGGTCCCGAACCGTTGGCTCGCGCTCGTCGGTGGTCATCGGGTGGCCGTTCTTGCGAGGGCGACGAATAGCTACTGGTTAGAACACCGCCTGCACCACCGCCAGTCCGAGCGACGAGACCGCGAGCAGCGCCACGAGCACGACCAGGACCGGCCGGTAGCCCGTCTCCCGGAGGTCGTCGAGTCGGATCTCCATGCCGAGCCCGGCGAACGCGAGCAGGAACAGCCAGTCGGCAGCGTTCCCGAGCGACGTGATCCCCGCCTCGCTCAGCAGGCCGAGGTTGGCGACGGCGACGACGGCGACGAAGCCGACGACGAACTTCGGGAACGGCTCCCAGACGCGGACGAGCAGGCCCCTATCGGTGCTGTCGTCGCCGTGCTCCCGACGGCGTGCGTAGAGCACCGCGTAGCCCACGGCGACGACGCCGATGGCGGCGTTCCGCGTCAGTTTCACGAGGACCGCCCACTCGCCGGCGGTCTCGGACACCGCGAAGCCCGCGGCCGCCACCGGCCCGGTGCTGAACATCGTGAGGCCGGCCCAGACCCCGAAGACGCGGTCGGGGAGGGCGAGGGCGGCGCCGACGAGCGGGTAGGCGACGAGCGTGAGCGCGTCGAACAGCAGGATCGTCGTCGCCGCGTAGGCGACCGCCGCCTCGTCGGCCTCGATGCTCTCGGCGACGGCGACGACTGCCGAGACGCCACAGACGCCGGAGCCGGCGGCCAGCAACGACCCCGTCTCGTCGTCGATCCGGAACGCGACCCGGGCCAGCCCCTCGACGAGGAGGATCGTTGCCGTCACGGCGCCGGCAACGAGCAACAGGACCTGCGGGCCCGCGGCGGCGACGCGGTCCAGCGCGACGCTCGCGCCGGTGAGCACGATCCCGGTTTTGAGCCAGAGCTTGTGCGTGCCCACGCCCGCGCGGACGATTCCCGGAACGCCGACCGTGTTGCCGACGACGAGGCCGAGCAGAATCGCCAGCACGAGGTGGTTCGCGGGGGTGACGCTTCCGAGCAGCCGCGCGGCGAGGCCGAGACCGAGCAGGAGCGCCAGTCCGGGGAGGAGCGACCGGCGCACGCTCACCACGGGATCGTGAGTCCGAGCCGGACGGCGAGCACGAACAGCAGGCCCAGGAGGACGGCCTGCCAGCCCTCGCCCAGCTCCATCCATCGGCGCGCTACGTCGTCGGCGTCAGTCACGACTGGAAGGTCGGTGGTCCCGGTAAAACGGCTTGCGCTGTCGGTACGGTCGTCGCCACGACCGACCCGAACACGCTCACCCGCCGTAGGCGGCGTCCCAGCGTCGCGGCCGGCGCTGGTTCCCGCAGTTGCCACAGACGATCTCGCCCATCGTCCCCATGTTCACGTTGAGGCTGTCGCAAGCGCCACAGTGCCACCCGAGGCGCTGTTCGCGGGCCTCGTCGACGTAGGTGGGGTGGAACGGCCCCTTCGTCCCGTGTTCGCTCTCGTCGGTGGCGATCACGACCACGCGGCCCTCGTCGGTACCCTGCCGTTCGGTGCCCGCAGGGACGGTCTCGGTGGTCGCGACCAGCGTGAGTTCGGCGACGTCATCGTCACCGATCCGTACGTCCCGGCTGTCGTGGAGTTCGTAGCCGTGTTCCTCGTAGAACGCGCGGCCCTCCTCGTTGGCTTCGATCACGCGCGCTTCGATCCGCTTGGCCCCCGCGTCGACCAGCACGCTCTCGACGCGCGCGAGCAGGTCGTCGCCGATCCCGGCGTCGCGGTGCTCGGGATGGACGTGGATCCACTCGATTCGGCCCACGTCGCCCGAGCGGTACGCTTGGGCGAAGCCGACGATCCCGTCCCCGTTCTCGGCGACGAGCATGACGGTCCGCTCGTCGTCCACCTCCTCCTCGAGCGGGGTCGGTGGGCCGTCCTCGGTTCCGTACCACGACTCGATCGCCTGTTTCCGGGCGTCGGCGTCGATCACGTCGGCGTACGAGGCGGCCAACGAGCGGTCCGCCACGTCCCTGATGCCGGGGAAATCGCTCCGGGTGCCTGCGCGGATGTCCATGCGTGGTACTGGGACCCACACGTGTTGAAGCTTTGCCGCGTCTGGGCTTGTCGTGAGGGGCAGTCATAGGGGGTGAATAGACCAGGATCCCCGCCGTGTACGGCGTTGAGAAACCCCTAATCACGTTCGTCCACTAGGCGCTCTGTAGGCAAGTGCAAATCAGACAAATAGCGGACGAACCAGCCGCTTTGGGGTTGTGCGAATTCTCTCGTCGACTATACGACCATGACCGGCACACAACGTCTGTACGAAGGGCGAGTCAAGTACTTCCGCGAGATAACGCAAGAAGCCGTCCGGCTGCAGTCACTCGTTGACCAGGCGTAGTACAACAGCCCCCGGATAGGTTCGTTGTACTGATGCCGGACAGTCGGCCAGGCGTCATTTCCGAACGATGATCCGCAGTTCGTCCTCATCGGCGAGTTCGTGCTGTAGCCCCACCTGCTGGTCGTTGTGTTTCGCGGACGGCCCACTCACCCGCGCGAACCGGAAGCGGTTCAGGAACTCGTCGCCGCCGATGTCCAGACAGGCGTCCTCGACGGTCGACTCCGGCGGGAGCACCAACGGCTCCTCGTAGTCGACGCCGCGGCCGGGCTTGTCCATGTAGACCCGTATCAGGCCGAGTTCCTCCCAGATCCGCTCTTTGAGCCCTTCGAGACCGCGCTCCTCCACGGCCGAGATGAAGATGGCCGTCTCGGGGTCGATGTCGTGGCTCCGGAGGTCCTCCTTCACCGTCGGCAGGTAGTCGGGGTCGATCAGGTCGGCCTTGTTGACCGAGACGATCGACGGCAGGTAGACGCGGTTGTCCATGATCGCGTCGATCAGTTCGTCGATCGAAGGGTCGCCCCGGACCGTCACCTCGGCGTTGACGTAGCCGTGCTCGCGCAGCACGTCCTTGATCGTCTGGTGCTCCATGCTCACCGAGTCGCTCGTGGTGACCCGGAGGCCGCCGGTGTGGCTCTTGGTGATCGACACGCTCGCCGGCTCGGTATCGAGCCGGATCTTGTTCTGGTAGAGTTCCTCCGAGAGGCGCTCGTACTGGTCGATCTCGAACACCGAGAGCACGAACACCACCAGATCGGCGGTTCGGACGACCGAGAGCACCTCCTGTCCGCCCCCGCGGCCGCTGGCAGCACCCTCGATCAGCCCCGGCACGTCGAGGATCTGTATGTTCGCCCCGCGGTGTTTGAGCATCCCCGGGTTCACGTCCAGCGTGGTGAACTCGTACTCGCCGGTCTCGCTCTCGGCGTTGGTGAGCGCGTTGATCAGCGTCGACTTGCCGACGCTGGGAAAGCCCACCAGCGCGACCGTGGCGTCGCCGGTCTTCTCGACGGCGTAGCCGTGGCCGCCGCCGGAGGAGGACTGGTTCTGTAGTTTCTCCTTTTTCTCCGCGAGCTTAGCCTTCAGACGCCCGATGTGGCTCTCCGTGGACTTGTTGTAGGGCGTGTTGGCGATCTCCTCGCGGAGTTCCTCGATCTCCTCCTCCAGTCCCATCGGTCGGAAATCCGCCGTCGGCGTCGTTAAAGTTGTTCTTTCCCATCAGCCACGACGAGGGCTCGCCGGGGCGCAATGCTGGCCGTCGGCGCCGGGAGCGTCGTCCGTCCTCACCCCATCACGTCGTCGCCGCGACCGACCGTCCCCACCAACGGACTCTTTGCGGCCGCTTCTGAAACGGACCCCATGTCGGACGATCCCACGATTCCCGGCCCTCGCCCCGGGCTGACGGCACTCGCGTTGGCGAGCGCGGTGATCGGTCTCCTCGTGATCCTCCCGTACCTCCAGTACGTCCTCTTCGGCGTCGTCTTCGCGTACATGCTGTACCCGGTCCAGAAGCGTGTCGAGGAGCACGTCGAGCCGACGACGGGGGCCATCGCCGTCGTGGCCGGGACCGTCGTGGTCGTGCTCGCGCCGCTGGTGTACGTCGTCACGGTCGCCACACGACAGCTCATCGACATCGTCCGGGTGTTCCGAGCCGGCGAGTTCGATCTCCGAGCGATCGAGTCGATCCTCGAGACCAACGGCTACGAGGTCGATCTGGTGAGGCTGTTCGAGGCCAACCAGGACCGGATCGTCGATGGCCTCAGACAGCTCCTCACGGGCGCGTTCGACCTCGCCGGCACGGTTCCGAGCCTCTTCATCGGCATCACCGTCTCGCTGTTCGTGCTGTTCGCGCTGCTCCGTGATGGCGAGTCCCTCATGGCGTGGGGGCGGTGGGTGGTCCCGGTCGGCGA
It includes:
- a CDS encoding NAD(P)/FAD-dependent oxidoreductase — encoded protein: MATDTGEDEYDYDVAVVGGGPAGSAVGVFSARYGLGTLIFDRGRSSIGQCAHLENYLGFPGGVDAETFYELMHDHAEEVGATIESDLVESVEPADAGEGFVVRPQTGDPVTARRVVAATRYGGEYLRGLDDGTMYQTHEYDGETHEEFDKEYANADGTTPIEGLYIASPYAETSPQALMAAGHGARVGVSVVEAVRRERGYPDSIADYYDWVRREAERTEEWSDRDRWRDLFDSQFPDDHDLPDQRVDELREREVDRRLDAYIPREDADQRAEAGQRRLLSHIDDDLILDAAAEIDAERAARTDD
- a CDS encoding ABC transporter substrate-binding protein, producing the protein MTDDSHPTRREYLTYGSALAGAGLLAGCTGGDGTDTPAGDDGTPVDGTPADGTDQPTDDNTATPSSYTASMAPAGEVEFSAVPESVMVYSLIYADMAVAYGHGDAVNSLGFSAEAGGNTLDAYYERLPGVSFDHEGIEQLNSGNSGVTIDKELVYELDSDLHLVDPCLVMSFDGWEEADIEETESVAPWFGNTLSRRNTEPPEACADDYEYYTLWEIADSVADVFRAGSTYEELATVHADLTATIEADLPPESERPTVASVIFMSDTFYPSKINTAGFSNAHVRPLGATDALAGGDVSYQTAYDYEQLLEIDPDVILHRYGINSYYDVGDIRQTIADHPVGGDLTASQNGRIYAGGHPVQGPLMNLFQLEMTAKQLYPEQFGEWPGYTQGESYPEIPEGERLFDRQRVADIVGGE
- a CDS encoding MFS transporter — protein: MTTDEREPTVRDQFRQFFALERDVLVLSLAMFAFSLGFQMTNRYLPEYLVALGASGFLVGLYGTLGNVISAVYPYPGGAISDRLGSRYALTLFGLVSTLGFGIWLVAPAIGPIAVGSLTLDPWLWVFVGLLFAQAWKSFGLGATFAVVKQATAPSKLAAGFASTETFRRTAFFIGPVLAAALIGLHPDFTVSFRYVLAVGVGGGAVGTVVQHLLYDPSGDTIGDSFGGVSQVRADLREMPDELRPLLIGDTLVRFANGMVYVFFVLVVTQFYEVGFDATLAVFGASYAVSLSPAAFFGYLLGVEMLVALATMVPAAKLAERVGLKPVVAFGFLVYGAFPVVLIYGPEVLAPAMSLQWAMVALFAFSGLRFAGLPSHKALIVGPAKQDAGGRVTGTYYLLRNTVVIPSAAVGGALWEFVSPELAFAVAAVVGVAGTAYFLAFGEEFEAYR
- a CDS encoding YeiH family protein produces the protein MVSVRRSLLPGLALLLGLGLAARLLGSVTPANHLVLAILLGLVVGNTVGVPGIVRAGVGTHKLWLKTGIVLTGASVALDRVAAAGPQVLLLVAGAVTATILLVEGLARVAFRIDDETGSLLAAGSGVCGVSAVVAVAESIEADEAAVAYAATTILLFDALTLVAYPLVGAALALPDRVFGVWAGLTMFSTGPVAAAGFAVSETAGEWAVLVKLTRNAAIGVVAVGYAVLYARRREHGDDSTDRGLLVRVWEPFPKFVVGFVAVVAVANLGLLSEAGITSLGNAADWLFLLAFAGLGMEIRLDDLRETGYRPVLVVLVALLAVSSLGLAVVQAVF
- a CDS encoding GNAT family N-acetyltransferase, producing the protein MDIRAGTRSDFPGIRDVADRSLAASYADVIDADARKQAIESWYGTEDGPPTPLEEEVDDERTVMLVAENGDGIVGFAQAYRSGDVGRIEWIHVHPEHRDAGIGDDLLARVESVLVDAGAKRIEARVIEANEEGRAFYEEHGYELHDSRDVRIGDDDVAELTLVATTETVPAGTERQGTDEGRVVVIATDESEHGTKGPFHPTYVDEAREQRLGWHCGACDSLNVNMGTMGEIVCGNCGNQRRPRRWDAAYGG
- a CDS encoding OBG GTPase family GTP-binding protein, yielding MGLEEEIEELREEIANTPYNKSTESHIGRLKAKLAEKKEKLQNQSSSGGGHGYAVEKTGDATVALVGFPSVGKSTLINALTNAESETGEYEFTTLDVNPGMLKHRGANIQILDVPGLIEGAASGRGGGQEVLSVVRTADLVVFVLSVFEIDQYERLSEELYQNKIRLDTEPASVSITKSHTGGLRVTTSDSVSMEHQTIKDVLREHGYVNAEVTVRGDPSIDELIDAIMDNRVYLPSIVSVNKADLIDPDYLPTVKEDLRSHDIDPETAIFISAVEERGLEGLKERIWEELGLIRVYMDKPGRGVDYEEPLVLPPESTVEDACLDIGGDEFLNRFRFARVSGPSAKHNDQQVGLQHELADEDELRIIVRK
- a CDS encoding AI-2E family transporter — its product is MSDDPTIPGPRPGLTALALASAVIGLLVILPYLQYVLFGVVFAYMLYPVQKRVEEHVEPTTGAIAVVAGTVVVVLAPLVYVVTVATRQLIDIVRVFRAGEFDLRAIESILETNGYEVDLVRLFEANQDRIVDGLRQLLTGAFDLAGTVPSLFIGITVSLFVLFALLRDGESLMAWGRWVVPVGDDVLDDLVEGVDELMWASVVGNVAVAAIQSVMLGVGLFVAGVPAIVFLTVMAFVLTLLPLVGLFMVWVPASGYLIVVGRPTAAAAVAVYGLLIMFSDSYLRPATIGHTKAYNSATVIVGIFGGLVLFGAVGLFIGPVVLGAAKLALDCFARERSHPEGAT